CAATCTGTTGGCAACTgaaatgaaattagaaaatgtCGTCAATTCTAAATACTGAGCTTCACAAAATTAATATCACTGCTTTTATTAAGTCCGTTTGTATTGCAaacacattttttaaattgtgaTTATTGCTGATTCTAGTCCAAGATATAACAAAAAAGCTTGGAGTGGccgatattatatattacatacatacaaatttgcataaatatatgcAAAACAAGCTATTTTTGTTTTAGAAACCTCGATGGGCTGTGTTTCTGTCCAATATGCAATGGAAAATAAACAATAGGCGATACTATACTTCAGCGGATTTTACAACTGTCCACCAACTTGATATAAGAGGTGTTAAGGAAAGAATATTTtagtatatttctttaaattaactTCCAATAATAATCGTAATTATTGATGGATAATTTGCTCGATGGaattaaatttgtttacttGCAAACTTGACGCACATCCATGAAAAGAGCGTAGTATAGTGTAAGAAAGCTGCAAAAGCACAGGCATCACCTGcttctcttttatttcctcGTATCGTGGAGGAGGTTGTGAATAATTACGGATGAATACATACTTGTAACAGTCAAACTGTAATGACAGATCCAACTTACTGAGACATAAAGTTGAGAACGACGCTGAACTACGCATTCACGAATAATTGATATCATAATGCGCATGAAGGGGACGCGCGCTGAGGAAACCGTCGGAGTAGCTTTTGAACGTGAGAGCAGGTGGTTCAGTTATGGGAAAACAGGCCTCTATGGATATCCAACGAGGTAATTTCACATATtgcctaataaatattggtaAAAACCAGCGGGATTAGcagaaatttctcttttatcaCTTTAATCGTTGAAAATAAGAggtgaataattgaaaataatacaaaactggAGACTATAATTTTAGATAATACTACGGATAGTGGAAGAGAAATATGACATATTTAATCCTGCGActgtgaattattttttaagtaccTATTTATAGATAGAGATGTAGATTTAAACAATGTGTACGCTTGGAATTACAACCTGCTGAAGTTTATGGGTATCTGGCCGGAGGAGAGGAAATGGAACCGATCTTCCAGTTATCTCGTTCTATTACCGTGTATCATAATGCTGTGCTTCGCATGTGCTCCACAAACAATTAACCTTCCGATAATCGCCGGTGACTCTGACCTGGTGATCGAGAATCTATCGACTAACATTACCGTCATGGTTTCCCTTATGAAGACTCTGACTGTTTGGATCAACGGCATACGTAAGCATTTCACATAATTAGACaacagtaaattaaaaaataaatatggatttgtcttcttttttaacTAAAAATACTGCCAAATATGCAGATTATACTCTTATCTATTTAcgctatattttaaaatattcattaatattattctaattGTTACACAAGCAAGATCCATTAAGACTTATTCTATCTACCATTTCCTTCTCTTCCAAGCGTTAAAGTCTCTACTGAGATACATGGCCAATGACTGGGACAAAGTGACGAATAATACCGAACGAGAAACAATGGTGAACATTGCAAGGATCACTAGAAAGATTACAATAGGAAGCACATTGATGGTTAACATCGTAATTCTCGCTTTTGTGCCTGCACGATTGTCTAGCATGAAAAATAACGACATTACACTATTCCTTCGTGGCTATTACCCGTACAACACTAGTATCAGTCCAAATTTCGAATTGACAATGATCGGTCAATACGTGGCTGCCATTTATGCAGCGAATACGTACACAACTGTAGATACTCTCGTCGTCCTACTGATTTTCCATGTCTGCGGACAGCTTTCGATTTTGAGGCAAGATTTAGAGAAGATTCATTCGTacgataagaaaaatatagaaatgaagATGCAGAAGATTGTCGAAAAGCATGAATATATAAATAGGTTCGTATTAAggaaatttgttattttgttgAAGATACTAGGGAATATATACAGCGAAGAGAATAAGTTGGAATAAGTGTATGCTTATTGGAATGGTAATGTTAATTTTCGATGTTTAAGTTCATCAATGTAAAATCATTGTATGTTcgtcttttattttcttcgtctCAATCTTTAAGCTCATAATGTTGTTGTCATTTGCTAGCTATTAATCTTGTCATGTGTACAACTAAGGTTCGCGGGAAGGATAGAGAATTCCTTTAACCTGATGCTTCTGCTTCAAATGCTGAGTTGCACCATCCAGATATGCTCTCAGTCTTACCAACTTATTATGGTACGATGAAAAACATACCTTCTTGCAAGtgtatatcatataaaaaatttcagaaaatattacaaaataatatatcattattctCATAATTCAATGTGCAGTCGTTAGGAGAGAATACAATGGAAGACATGATTTTGCAAATTTCGTTCCTGTTGATATACGTAGCTTACGTAATGTTGCAACTGTTTCTATATTGTTACATGGGAGAAAAACTGGCAGCCGAGGTACTTTTTAGAAAAGGAAAATGAATGGATTGTCATATCTAGAGGtgggaaattattaaaattttcaattttttcagaGTACAGAAATAGCTAACATAGCCTACAGTACAAAATGGTACAATTTACCTCCCAAAAATGCAAGATGGCTTGTAATTATTATGTGTCGTGCCAGGTCTTCACCCTTACAAATTACAGCAGGCAGATTTTGTTCCTTTACTTTCGCGCTCTATTGTCAGGTAAGTGTAAACGAGTTATTGTTGTGTACTATATTTTCGGAAATGAAGATGATTTTCGATCTTTTAACTGGACTGCTGTATGTCGTTCTATGTCATATGAAGCGATTTGTGGAGACGATGGGCTTAAAAGCTGCATGTCACTATCGTTTCTAGAAGAATAATGCaagtataaaaaaatgataTGCGCTATTATATTGGTCATAGGAAACCGTAAAACTTTTTCCtgattatttttttctaatacATACCATTTGGAAAATACCAAGAAAAAAGCTGGCTAATAAATCCGTGAACACCCTATTTGATTAAGACTTAGCTTAGATATAAAATAAGTAGATGTGTGTAAACCTTTAGATGCAACAGTATTCTCAAACACGTTTCGGAATGAGCAGagattagaaaaatatgtaatgcAAATCATTTATCCGGAGTGTGAAGATGaataataatcaaaaatatgtatatacatatataatatctcacatttatataaacatatacagaacaatatttcttttttgtattcAGGTCTTAAAAACCTCGATGGGATACGTTTCTGTTCTATacgcaatgaaaaataaataatagacgATCCGATACATCTGTGAATTTTATAACCGTCCAACAGCTTGATAAAAGAAGCGAtacaaaaagaatattttcgtATACTTCTCTAAATGATACATTATATCTCAAAGTAATGAGAATTAAAATAGCGCAACAAAAAAAATAGATACTgtgtaaagtaataaaattattaattattaaagcgATTCCTCGACACCACGAGTGTTTCTCAGAAAACCTTGAAGATATCATCTTTCCCTCTTTTCGCAGATCGACATTTTTCCCATCACAATTGttgagaataaagaaaaattggtCACCGTTTGCTTTGACGCGTACAGATAAAAAATGAGCAGTCTTCCGAGTTTGCTGGCAAAacaatgtatgtatgtgtaattTAGCGAAGTTTGGTACAATTCTTCCTGGACCCTACGCCAATGAGTTGATGATCCTActcgatatatgtatacttgtaatgcataaatatttttgCTATACCCATTTTATACCAAACTATTAACACACATATTAGCAAAGGTTTACAGAAAGTATGTGGTTTGCTGTGACAGCAGTCAAATGAGTACACAAGTTAGGGGAAGGTTCTTCGCGTCATTCGCATCCCCTATGCTTGGTTTATAAATTCGTACGTCGATCTAAGGCAGTGACAGCTACGCGTGTGATACGGGGATATGATTTTCTGTGTTTTCAGGTCAGACCAGTAGTACGCTAGTAGTGTCGGAGCAGCATTTATGGAGAGTGCAGTTTTTTTTAGTGGATTGTTATTAACATTTAGCATTTCACATAATTCATATTATGCATAATACGCATAGCGTGGTATTTCTGCTCTCCTTCGAAAAAAATATGAagctatgaaatattttcttctaaaaaaAGAACTTACCATTTGGATTGCTCCTCTGGGTTCGGCTAACCCTGTACTTGCCCCTTGTCTTTAGCCTTGCAGAAAATCGGAACTGAGAAATCGTCAATTTTGCGGCCGATAATAGTATTCGCCATATAGTTCGATTCGAGTGATTCCAGATCTGTTCGTTTTTTGGTTTTACTGACGTCTTCGACATTTACCTACAATCAAAGCACAAAAagtgaaaatttttattcaattgaaGCGTGAACGTTTGGATTATTGGGATTTGATTCATGGTGATATAGcttttcataaaatttgatGGCTGAGATTGGATAGCAGGTCTAATTTGGTGATCAAAATTTGCAATATTTCTGGCGAGATTGTTTATCCTCCTATTTTATCGAGTGTAAATAATTGTCTAAGTAATGTATTACTGTGCTGTATGCAAAAAGTAATCATGATTGTGTGtaatttaatagtattatataaaataatttatacataactacagctttttccattttttaacaattttctatcttACCCTTTTAATTAAGCAGGTGctttcttattcttattattaaatgtaCCTCTATTTGTCTTATATTTTTCTGATACAATTTGTTTCCATATAATATTGATATGTATGTGTTCTCGTCTCACTTACAtgctaaatattttcttaaaacattGAAACTCTATTTGTCGGTTGAAACAAAAACAATAGTTAGTTAAAAATTTCCTATGATACCTTTGTTCATGTACTGCGAACAAGCCTCCGTTTACAAATGTGAAGGAGTTTCGCATCGAATTTGAGTAACACATAAATGCGAATAAAAACGTAGCGTGTTCCATAGTAAAAGTTTCTCAATAAAGGCAATCAATTATTCAACGAAGAAGACAGAAAGTATCCAGTAAGTAGTTAAGTTAAAGACAGTTTGTTAGCAGGCGAAGacgattaaaaaaatttgtctATCCTCGTAGACGCGAAACTTCGAAGTTTGCACGTACTACTTGGAAGTTGTAACATTTTCACATGAGGTGGTTTCTCACGTACGGAGAGGAGCAGGCATTTTTCTTTCGTGTAAAGAACGAGAAATTCGTGGCAGTCATTTAATCGTGCAGCTGGCGTGTGCGTAGTTCTAATGGACTTCGATGCAGGtaccatttttaattattttcgtgaATTTTACTTAATCTTCGAATATATCATGGGAtacctaaaaagaaaaatacaatgaaaaataaattatatagtaacattCCAATTTCACTTTAAAAAGTTGCAACATATCTCATATCATAttagttaatttttattataagaaatacaatCATTCTAAAGAAACTTTAATATCTCCTAGTATTCAATAAGCGTAAGATTTTACGTTTTACGTAAACTCGTTTACTTTTAAGGATTGAAGACAGCCATTGGATGGAATCGTTGGAACATGGAACTAATTGGCATCTGGCCGGAACCGAGAAGAACTGACGAACGATTGTCACATTTCAAGGCTCTATTTTATTTGTCCATAATAACTATATTTGGAACTGGACCGCAGAGTGCGAACCTATTTTTCATATGGGGGAATCTTGAGTTGGTGACAGAAAATCTGTCAACAGCTAATATTCCTGGTATAAACGCGATGATAAAGCTGATCTTCGCTTGGTACTACAAAGACAGTACGTATAGAGAGGACAAGCGATCTACTAAACAATTACAATGGTGCGCGCTTAAATTCTATTAGATCGGGGATCCACGTTTTTCTCGCGGAACAGCGATTTTGTTCTGGAAATATTCCCAGTCCCCTCAATAAGGACAAAGAATAAACTTTGGATTTAAGAGAAAAAATTGCACTGGAAtcttttgcattttttatagatttttctttttttctttggtaTTTAAATCACATCAACCACTTGATTATTAGCgactatattattttatatttttttgatattatgTTACTTATATCTAAAAACTCGGTAAGGTCTTTTGTTTtgtcaatatatatataaaagttgtGGTGTTTAGCGGTGTTATCTTACAAAAATCTCGTTGTTTACACATTGAAGTGATACGAGTTAATAGGccatttaacaaattaattagattatatttcaagctttcaaacctatCATGAAATCTTTCTACGATGACTGGCGCAGTGCGAAGACGGAAGAAGAAAAGGCAGCGATGCTGAAGATGGCTAAACCTGCGAACTTTATTTCCGTCTGGTGTTCAATATTAACTCTCACAATGGTCACTGCATATTTAAGCCTTAGATCTATTACCGTCTATCTTTCTGATAGACTACATGAAAACCAGGATCGTTTGAGCTTGTATCCTGGATATTTTCCCTATAACATTCGACCAGTACCGATATTGTTAATGACCAATTTTGCTCAAGTAATTGCGGGATATTCAGCTACTATTTGCTATACCACTGTCGACACTTTTATCGCTATGTTAGTCCTGCATATATGTGgacaatttgaaattttaaggaAGAAATTATCAAGATTAATGGACGGCGAGGGAGGAAACAGAAGCATAGATGAGTTTCAAAAGGAGTTGGTTTGGATTATTACCAAGCACGAGCATCTGAACTGGTAAATAGCATATCTCGATATTTACCAGctttttatgtattaaattattatcttatAATAAGATTTCTAAAACgatctttataatattttgcaaggATATTCCCTAACGTATTAAATGTGTATTATTTTGTTCTTAAGAACAATACTAGGAAATTTGAGTTTTCTTTTATGTTATGATAATCTCAATTCTTCTTCAATACCATGATGTATTTTGATATTACCATATTTCAATACTTAATGTTCTCCAAGGCAATCATTTGTTAATATTCCAATACttaaaattttccatattcTAGTATTTCAGTATTATAATACTTCATTTTCTAACATTCCAACTTGAAACACTAATCCTGGTAAACACTTTCATTAAAGGCTTGCAGAGACGATCGAAAAATGCTTTAGTACGCTATTGTTGCTACAGATGTTACTGTGTACCATCGAAATATGCTTTCAAGGTTTCTTATTCTTCAACGTAAGTTACGTTTACTATATTCTTTATACTCCGTGGTTGTAATATCACAGTAATAACGCAAATTAACCAGGTATTGattaaaaacgaaaatgaaATCTTCAACTTTCAACTGGTTTTCTTTGTCCTCTTCGTCTGCTTCATCCTTGTACACGTGTATCTTTATTGTTACATAGGCGAGATGCTTCTCATTCAAGTAAGTAATCCTTCTTGCCACTGTAATCAACATATTCATAACTGAGTACTGGTAGATCCGATCTCATGCTCTTTCTAAATTGGAAATCGTGAATAGAGTTTTAATGTCTGACTCGTCTCTCAAGAGCAACAATTATCTCAATCGTATTATAAACCATGAAGTCGGAACGATattagattaaatttttatagcatcgctaattattaatttattattgtccaagtaaaataaaaatgttaaacgtGAACACAGTGCTTTCCATGATCAGAATAGATAAATAATCATCTTACAATCATCTTTTTTAAGAGATAATagacacacatacatatatcttgatttttaatttatatttaaaaaaaagacacaGAACTAACTTTGAACGAAAATTTCACAAATGttaagataattataattatttttaattcatcgaTGCTTGATGAACAAACGAATAAAGCAGAGGCTCATGAAAGAATTAGAAAAGTTACTTTGGATGGTTTCAGAGTAGAGAAATGAGCAATTGCGCGTACGAATCGAATTGGTACAACGTCTCACCTTCTGAAACCAAATGTCTTCTATTCATCATGAACAGGTCCACTCGTCCACTTTGTTTGACTGCAGGCAAATTTGGTATCTTCTCTATGGAACTGTTCAGTACCGTATGTACAAATATCAACTCATTAACCACGACTATCCAAATACATAATTCACAGAAAAAGAGGAAATCACTTAAATTTTGTTTTAGATTCTAAAAACAGCGATGGGATACCTTTCGGTGTTACTAACAGTTGCAAATAACGATTAGACTTGTTCATTCGTAGTCAAGTTGCGAACTCATCTTTAGAGCACGTACCGTGATCTGTACGATTGTTCATTTGCAATTATTTGAGCGAAGTGTTATCACAGCTACGACATATCACGATACCGTTTGTAAAACTTGAGCGTATTAAACGTTACAACACAAGACTAAACGAGAAAGTGAATATTCTCCACATCACAAAAAGAACATCCGCGATATAAGTAAAAGTTTCGAGCTTCGATTTCAGCTCGATTAGAGGCAAAGTTTCCTTTGCTGGCTGATAGATAAGATAATTATCGAAGACAAAGTTTCACGAAGAAGGCAGACCatcgaaaatacaatttctatatttcagtACGTCGGCCCTCGACGTTGGCTAACCGAAAGAGTTCGAAATTGCAAGGTTTGTTTCGCTTCGCAAACTTCCAGATTGCGCCTATTAAAAGTTCCAGAAGAAAGGTTTCAACATCACTATTGTGAATGCGTAATGGGCGGCACGAAAGGCCTGCGCGTAATCTGCAGGATCAGTTATCGAAATATCCCTGCTGAGGAAACAAATAGAACAGAGACGTCGCGTCGATTCAGTCCGAATTTAATCCTTTCAACCGgtggaaaaatttcaattttgagATTCGCGATTCATTGACATTTTTTTAAAGATTCGTTTCAAGAATTATAAACTGtcgaaaatataattcaagTAACACAATTTCCACAGTTGTGGAAGATAAAAATTCGTTATTTCTTCAAACGAATCATAGTATTCTATAATTCCAGTTACCGAATTCTAAATTTGATTTGCCCTCCTACAGTTCTATAGATGCAAATAAAATCGTAAATATTCTGAACAATGTTCTTTTCTCAACGCGTTCAAGCTACGATGTAACGATTGCCTACAATTATAATTCTTGATAATTGCAATATATTCATAATTAGTACGTTCTCAAAATTACGTGAGGTATCGTTCGAAAGAAAAGATGGACTTTGCAATGGGTTGGAATCGTTTCAACTTGACGTTACTCGGTGTGTGGCCGGAACCGAGAAAAGTATCAAGAGGATCACGATTACTTTCGAGTATAATATTCTGGTTTACGACTATTGTGACGTTTACTTTTATCTGTGCACCACAAACAGCAAATCTGGTACTGAAATCGACTAATTTGGACGAAGTAATCGAAAACTTATCGATTAATATACCGATCGCCTTTGCATTGGTTAAGCAGATCGTTCTACGATATTATAAGAAAGGTAATTATAcccatacatatatatttatatttatatttatatatatttacttatacATTTGTTTTTCCAAATCTACCTAATCAAAGAAATAAAGTCTAAACGGAGACTTATTTCACCCTTGTAATATTCTAAGAAATATTTTGTGTAGCCATAAATATAATCATAGATCCATAAATATCCTTAGTTAATTAATCTTTCACGATTCTAAATCAAGCTGAATTAATTTTATCCCTTTTAGTATCAATACATGAAATCAATTATTCCGTATCAATACTTAATTTCGAAATACGTACATGCGTATAGGTATATTAGACCATACGTGAGCTAATTTAACAAGAAACACAAAGATCTAATTACTAATGCCTCACATAATTAtccattaatatttttctaaaatatgtgACGATATTCAcaaatgtaatatacatataacaattaatatctCTTTAGCCCTAACACTATTACTCAGCCAAATGTTCGACGACTGGACCGAGCCAATCGCAAATCAAGATCGTCAAATGATGTTAAAGAATGCGAGAATTAGTCGAATGATATCCATAGTCTGTTCCACTCTAACGTATCTCATGCTTTTCGCTTTTATATCGCTGCAAATTTGGAGTAATATGCAAAGTGCGTCAGAAGCCGATCTAGGAGGACTCCTTCATCCAGCCACGTTCCCTTACGACACAAGCAAAAGTCCAAATTTCGAGATCACATGGCTAGGACAGTTTATGGGCACAGTGTTAACCGCAATATGCTATTCTTGCTTCGACACGTTCCTTGCGGTTGTTGTGTTACACTTGTGCGGTCAATTAACTGTTGTTAGAATGGCTCTCAAGGATCTAGCTAACACGATGAAGAAGGATAATAATTACGAAAGATTCCATGAACGACTAGGATTCATTGTGAACAGGCACAATCTGTTATCTAGGTTGGTATAAACAATTTCATAGTGAACTAAAAATGTTTATTGAAATGTTTATTAGAATGGGTCTTAAAGGAAGGTTTACTTCTCTCGccaattattaaaaaaagagaaagaaaaatagattaAGTGTtacttaaagaaaaaaagatgttaataaatttagaaaaatgaaaaatgcacaacgataatttaattaaattaggaTTTAAAGAAGCATTTGTGATCCAAGGTTTGCCGTGATCGTGGAAGATTGCTTCAATCTCACGTTACTTATTCAAACTGTAATCTGCACAGCGATGTTTTGTCTTACTGGATATCGTATGATAACTGTATGCTGAAGTTAATATTACATTGGTATTTTTCCGAAGAGACTAGAAATTCCTATATAATGTACACTCCGTTCCATTTTAGTCCGTAGATCAGGAGGAAGCGGATGTACCAATAGTTGGAATGATATTTTTCATCATACACGTAATTTATACTATGCtgcatctttttatttattgttatatagGAGAAATGCTTCTAGGGGAAGTgagttatttatacatatagtagaatattttgttaaagaaCGAAAGTTCAATATTTTTCTGGCTGAAGTAACGTTCCAGACGCCCTAATAAAACATTTACTTTCAGAGTAACGGTGTTGGACAATCAGCATACGAATGCGAGTGGTACGATTTACCACCGAAGAACGCCATTTCACTAATTATCGTAATATGTCGCGCGAAAGTATCGTTTCAAATAACAGCTGGAAAATTCAGTCCCTTCTCTCTCGAACTCTTTAATGCTGTGAGTCAAACGATCATGAAcctaaattattttctaatggaTTTTTACACACATTTAGACATGGATCCGAAGAATTGACAATGATATTTTGTTAGGTTCTAAAAACGTCTGCCGGATATCTTTCAGTATTGTTAGCCATGAAAGATTAACTGGTCGGAGAAAAGTAACATAATCGTATGGTTGAAATATATTGGTTCTTGTATGTggaagaaacaataaaataacacaGTACACCGAGCATTTTATAAAATCACGTTAcatatcgtataaatattttgatatccGTTCAAAGGTTCATATTACGATTCATATAGCTCCATAAGAATGCTTTTATCCGAAGGAATTGCACAAATATTCGAAGAATCTTTTGGTTAAACgatcaaaacattgaaatattcataaaactcACATTTCATTGGAATAGCACGTCTTCCAAAGATTTTGCTTTTGGTTATTTTCTCGTCGTTTTCACTTCGCCGTTTTAACTTACTGCaaggaaaaaatatgaaataaaagaatgcatcctatattatatacattataattataagaaAACAATGTTATTGCTgtcattaatataaaaaaaattgcactTGTATAACATAACATAAAAAACCACAATATACAGATAAAGAGCACGCGATATGTCGCGTAGAGCAATCTATACGTTGTGTCACTGCAGCGTACAGGGAAAGACTGCCCTTACAGAGACTTCTGGAACCACCTGAACCCTAAGTGAAAAATATGACAGAAGAAAGCTTCATACTGGACTACGTACTATATTGAAAGTattggcattactatataactgcacatttaaaaaattcgcatagaatagaattgaaatttttaattacgttatattttatttttatatattaatcctacaaatataatataataaacatacCATATAAATGTAACccgtacaaatttaattcaatctatttcataaacataattttacaaactatatattttatattttatagaattccTGGATATTATCTTCATCggttaaacaaatttctttgaCAACGTTACCTTCTAGTAATAATTGCAATTATTCATAGAT
This genomic window from Bombus terrestris chromosome 9, iyBomTerr1.2, whole genome shotgun sequence contains:
- the LOC100650930 gene encoding LOW QUALITY PROTEIN: odorant receptor 4 (The sequence of the model RefSeq protein was modified relative to this genomic sequence to represent the inferred CDS: substituted 1 base at 1 genomic stop codon), which codes for MGIWPEERKWNRSSSYLVLLPCIIMLCFACAPQTINLPIIAGDSDLVIENLSTNITVMVSLMKTLTVWINGIPLKSLLRYMANDWDKVTNNTERETMVNIARITRKITIGSTLMVNIVILAFVPARLSSMKNNDITLFLRGYYPYNTSISPNFELTMIGQYVAAIYAANTYTTVDTLVVLLIFHVCGQLSILRQDLEKIHSYDKKNIEMKMQKIVEKHEYINRFAGRIENSFNLMLLLQMLSCTIQICSQSYQLIMSLGENTMEDMILQISFLLIYVAYVMLQLFLYCYMGEKLAAESTEIANIAYSTKWYNLPPKNARWLVIIMCRARSSPLQITAGRFCSFTFALYCQIIFQAFKPIMKSFYDDWRSAKTEEEKAAMLKMAKPANFISVWCSILTLTMVTAYLSLRSITVYLSDRLHENQDRLSLYPGYFPYNIRPVPILLMTNFAQVIAGYSATICYTTVDTFIAMLVLHICGQFEILRKKLSRLMDGEGGNRSIDEFQKELVWIITKHEHLNWLAETIEKCFSTLLLLQMLLCTIEICFQGFLFFNVLIKNENEIFNFQLVFFVLFVCFILVHVYLYCYIGEMLLIQSREMSNCAYESNWYNVSPSETKCLLFIMNRSTRPLCLTAGKFELTMIFCXVLKTSAGYLSVLLAMKD
- the LOC100650815 gene encoding uncharacterized protein LOC100650815 — translated: MFDDWTEPIANQDRQMMLKNARISRMISIVCSTLTYLMLFAFISLQIWSNMQSASEADLGGLLHPATFPYDTSKSPNFEITWLGQFMGTVLTAICYSCFDTFLAVVVLHLCGQLTVVRMALKDLANTMKKDNNYERFHERLGFIVNRHNLLSRLV